GGCTGACTTCGTCGGCGACACCTCCTTCGAGGACATCATGAAGAACGTGAAAGGCGACTCGCTGGAGGCGAAAAAGCGCACCCTCATCGGCCACCTGCTCAACCACGGCCACTTCGGCCCGTTCGAACACGTCCAGGCCACGTTCGCCGTCGAGGGTATCAGTCGGTCGTGTATGGCTCAGATTACGCGCCACCGCCACGTTTCGTTCGACGTCCAGTCAATGCGCTACGTCGCCTTCGACGACGTCGACGTAGAAGACGTCGCCGCCGGTGAGATGGTCGTCTGGCCCCCCTCTGCGACGGACAAAAACTGGGTTGGTCGCAACCAGAAGACCGGCGAGGTCACAGACGAGATGATGGAAAAACGCGAGGAACTGTTCCGTGAGTCCGTCACGAACTCCGTCCAGACCTACCAGGACCTCCTCGACCTCGGGATGCCCCCCGAAGACGCCCGCTTCGTCCTCCCAATCGGGACGGAGGTCAACATGGTCATGTCGATGAACGCCCGGATGCTCATGCACGTCGCCGACATGCGCGCAGCTGCAGACAGCCAGTGGGAGATTCGCGACCTGACCAATCAGGTCCTCGACCTCGCCGCCGAGTGGTGTCCGCTCACCTTCGAGCATTATAACGAGAAGATGAAGGGTCGGAAGAACCGCCTCGCGCCGTAGTCAGCCGAAAAAGAGGTCGAGCATGTTGCCCTTCGACTGGCCGCGGTACAGCTCCGTGTAGCCGCAGTTGGTACAGGTAATCGCCTGGAAACTGCGATTCTGAATGTCGAACATCTTCGAGAGCCCGGTGCCGGAGGTGGCGATTTTGTCGGTCGAGACTTCGTCGTGACCACACTTGATGCAGCCACGTTTGTCGTCCACTGGAGGCGTCATACACCGGACACCTCTCGGGCGAGTGGTAAATACTTCTGGGTGCGGGGAAACGATTACGTCGCGCGATTTCGAACCGTGAACCATGGCCACTGGAAGCATCTTCTTCGTAATCATCCTGCTCGCCATCGCCGTACCGCTCGTCCTCTACTTTTTCATCCAGTCTGAGACCGCAGACCAGCCGGTGATGAAACGCGAGGACGCAGAGCGCAAAGCTCGGACGGAGTACGAGGACACGAACGACGCGAAGCGGCGATAGCTACGGAGCACCTCTCTTTCTGTATGCAGAAGGCGACGTTCGAACTGTACCGAGATGCCGAGGACGACTATCGCTGGCGGCTGGTTCACGCCAACGGGAATATCCTCGCAGACAGCGGCGAAGGGTACGCGAGCAAACAAAAGGCGCGACAGGGAATCGAGAGTGTGAAGAAAAACGCACAGAGCGCACCTGTCGAAGACCATTCCTGACCGGGCGTCGCGTCCATCGATTTGCTGGTCTGCCGATACATGTAGAGTCACAGCACTTTTATAGCGACCAAGTAAGGTTTAGGTTAGATGAAAGGGCTGTCTGCGGCGTGTCTCGCGTTCCTCCTCGTCTTCGCGGCGACAGCGCCAGCAGTTGCCGCTCCGCCCGACAACCCGGAGGGTTCTTCGGGCTCGATCGCCGCGGCTCAGGAGTTCGACCGGACGGAGTTCATCGTCGAAGTCTACGAAAACGGCTCGGCGCGATGGACGTTCTCTTATCGATGGACGCTGGAGACGGACGAAGACCGCCAGCAGTTCAACCAGTACGCAACCGAGTTCAACGAAAACGAGACTGAGCTCTACAAACAGTTCCAGAATCAGTCACAGGCGCTCGCCACTTCCGGCGAGCAGGCGACCGGGCGGACGATGAGCGCGAGCGACTTCTCGAAACAGGCGTACGTGAGCGAACTCGGCAACGAAGGCATCGTCGAGATGCAGTTCACCTGGTCTAACTTCGCCCAGACGGGCGACGACCAGGTCGTCGTCGGCGACGTCTTCGAAGGCGGCCTCTATATCGGTCCGAATCAGTCGTTTGTCATCAAACACGACGGGCCACTCCAGTTCGCTGAGGCGGAACCGGAACCCGGCGCGGTGTCAGGCGGGTCTCTTGCCACCAGCGACTCGCTGACCTGGTTCGAAGACACCCAGTTCGCAGACCAGCAACCCCGTGTCGTCCTCGCGCCCCCGGGCAGCGACGTAGGCCAGACCACGACCGATGACAGCATCGTGCCCGAACAGAGCGGAAACTTCCCGCTCATCCCGGCCGCCGTCGTGTTCTTCCTGCTCGCCATCGCCGCCAGCGCGTTCGCCTACCGTTCGGGCGCGTTCCCAACCCGCGGGGGCGGTGGAAGCGGTGGCGCAGGCGCAGGTGCCATTAAGAAGTCGTCCGGCGGCGGTACGTCCTCACCCACCCCCGCCGCGGCCGCCGTCGCGGACGACGAACTGCTAACCGACGAGGACCGCGTCCTCAAGATGCTCCAGGACAACGGCGGGCGCATGCGCCAAGTCAACATCGTCGACGAGACCGGCTGGTCGAAGTCGAAAGTCAGCATGCTCCTCTCGGACATGGAAGACGACGGCCTCATCAGCAAACTCCGGATGGGCCGCGAGAACATCGTCAGTCTCTCCGGCCAGGAGCCAGAGGCGACCCGCTCTGCGCTCGACGATGAGTGACACGAGGATTCACCTTCACGACGTGCGTACCGGCGCTCTCAGCCTTGTACGCTACCATGTCGATGAAGGTTCGTCACGCGGCGTGTGCCACGTTCTGACTGTTCCGTTGCTTTTCCACTAGTCCAGTAACGTTGAGGTCTTCGACGGCGATGAAGTCGTGATTCTTCACGTACCACGACGACAGTGTGTGCAGGAAATCTCGGTGGTGATTGATAAGTCGGGCGTGCGCCTTTGCAACCACGACTCTTCGTAGTTGTTCGACCCTTTATCCGAGGCACCTTGGGCTGTTCACTGGCGAGACGGTCGCACGTCTCTGAGCAATCGGGGAACTTGACTGAGAGGTTGTTGGAATCGTGTGTGTTCGTCAACTACCCCGCCCTACTCGCTTCTTGAGGACAGTGACTTAGCCTGTTGAAATTCAACTCATCGAGCGGAGAGAGTCTATGTACAAAATCGCCCGAGTGAGTCGTGTTTACACAGTCAGAAAATTTCAAGGGTTTTTTATACAACCACGTCCTCCAAACGAGTAAGGACGCCCCGTCACTGGCGCAAAAGCGCGTGATGGAAGTCCCGTGTGATCGGCTCCGTTGGTGTAGTCCGGCCAATCATCTTGCCCTCTCACGGCAAGGACCAGGGTTCGAATCCCTGACGGAGCATTTCTCTCGAACTCAATCGCCAAGCGAAGCCTGTCCTTCGGCGTGCAGGAATGGAGAGGTCGTTGACGCACGACGATGGGTGAGTTGGTAGGTCCAATTGTACAGTAGTTGAGACCAATCGAGGCCGTTCGGTGGACACTTTCACTCCGCACTTGGCGCAGGTATATCGGCGCAATGCTCGTAGGAATATTACGGAGAATCAGCGTGGAAACTATCCAGTTACGTGCCGAGAGGTTGGTGACCAGAACCAACAGCAAGCGCACAAGCAACAGCAATCCAACGGGCAGTCCGGGGACTCGTCGCGCCGTGAGTGACAGACTACGCGGTACCGAGAGGGGGTACGCATGACCGAACACCAGACGCAACACCAATCAACAGAAAGAGAGGGAGCTGCAACCGAA
This sequence is a window from Haladaptatus sp. QDMS2. Protein-coding genes within it:
- the thyX gene encoding FAD-dependent thymidylate synthase codes for the protein MKVRLLEATDNPEELICTAARNDYMADFVGDTSFEDIMKNVKGDSLEAKKRTLIGHLLNHGHFGPFEHVQATFAVEGISRSCMAQITRHRHVSFDVQSMRYVAFDDVDVEDVAAGEMVVWPPSATDKNWVGRNQKTGEVTDEMMEKREELFRESVTNSVQTYQDLLDLGMPPEDARFVLPIGTEVNMVMSMNARMLMHVADMRAAADSQWEIRDLTNQVLDLAAEWCPLTFEHYNEKMKGRKNRLAP
- a CDS encoding zinc ribbon domain-containing protein, yielding MTPPVDDKRGCIKCGHDEVSTDKIATSGTGLSKMFDIQNRSFQAITCTNCGYTELYRGQSKGNMLDLFFG
- a CDS encoding HVO_2922 family protein, encoding MQKATFELYRDAEDDYRWRLVHANGNILADSGEGYASKQKARQGIESVKKNAQSAPVEDHS
- a CDS encoding helix-turn-helix domain-containing protein, producing MKGLSAACLAFLLVFAATAPAVAAPPDNPEGSSGSIAAAQEFDRTEFIVEVYENGSARWTFSYRWTLETDEDRQQFNQYATEFNENETELYKQFQNQSQALATSGEQATGRTMSASDFSKQAYVSELGNEGIVEMQFTWSNFAQTGDDQVVVGDVFEGGLYIGPNQSFVIKHDGPLQFAEAEPEPGAVSGGSLATSDSLTWFEDTQFADQQPRVVLAPPGSDVGQTTTDDSIVPEQSGNFPLIPAAVVFFLLAIAASAFAYRSGAFPTRGGGGSGGAGAGAIKKSSGGGTSSPTPAAAAVADDELLTDEDRVLKMLQDNGGRMRQVNIVDETGWSKSKVSMLLSDMEDDGLISKLRMGRENIVSLSGQEPEATRSALDDE